The Sphingosinithalassobacter sp. CS137 genome includes a region encoding these proteins:
- the cobS gene encoding cobaltochelatase subunit CobS, with protein sequence MTDIPNTQPDSRETTILDAPDKMVKVRDLFGIDSDMECPAFSEADERVPDLDPAYVFDPDTTLAILAGFAHNRRVMIQGYHGTGKSTHIEQVAARLNWPCIRINLDAHISRIDLIGRDAIVLKDGVQVTEFREGLLPWALQTPTALVFDEYDAGRPDVMFVIQRVLETEGKLTLLDQNRVIRPNPYFRLFATANTVGLGDTSGLYHGTQQINQGQMDRWNIVVTLNYLPAATEAQIVLAKSGEYDKPGGKETVENMVRVADLTRKGFVNGDISTVMSPRTVITWAQNALIFGDVGFAFRLSFLNKCDEAERALVAEYYQRVFGKDLPESVVGAA encoded by the coding sequence ATGACCGATATCCCCAACACCCAGCCCGACAGCCGGGAGACCACGATCCTCGACGCTCCCGACAAGATGGTGAAGGTGCGCGATCTGTTCGGGATCGACAGCGACATGGAATGCCCCGCCTTCAGCGAGGCGGACGAGCGCGTCCCCGACCTCGACCCGGCCTATGTCTTCGATCCCGACACCACCCTCGCGATCCTGGCGGGCTTCGCGCACAACCGCCGCGTGATGATCCAGGGCTATCACGGCACCGGCAAGTCGACTCACATCGAGCAGGTGGCGGCCCGGCTCAACTGGCCGTGCATCCGCATCAATCTCGACGCGCACATCAGCCGCATAGACCTGATCGGCCGCGACGCGATCGTGCTGAAGGACGGCGTGCAGGTCACCGAATTCCGGGAGGGGCTCCTCCCCTGGGCGCTTCAGACGCCGACCGCGCTGGTCTTCGACGAATATGACGCGGGCCGCCCGGACGTGATGTTCGTGATCCAGCGCGTGCTGGAAACCGAGGGCAAGCTGACGCTGCTCGACCAGAATCGCGTGATCCGCCCGAACCCGTATTTCCGCCTGTTCGCCACCGCCAACACGGTGGGCCTGGGCGACACCAGCGGACTCTATCACGGCACGCAGCAGATCAACCAGGGCCAGATGGACCGCTGGAACATCGTCGTAACGCTCAACTATCTGCCCGCCGCCACCGAGGCCCAGATCGTGCTCGCCAAGTCGGGCGAATATGACAAGCCGGGCGGCAAGGAGACGGTGGAGAATATGGTCCGCGTGGCGGACCTCACGCGGAAGGGCTTCGTCAACGGCGACATCTCGACCGTCATGTCGCCCCGCACGGTCATCACCTGGGCACAGAACGCGCTGATCTTCGGCGACGTCGGCTTTGCCTTCCGCCTCTCGTTTCTCAACAAGTGCGACGAGGCAGAGCGCGCGCTGGTCGCCGAATATTATCAGCGCGTCTTCGGCAAGGATCTGCCGGAAAGCGTCGTCGGCGCGGCATGA